Proteins encoded by one window of Thermobaculum terrenum ATCC BAA-798:
- the selB gene encoding selenocysteine-specific translation elongation factor has protein sequence MFVIGTAGHVDHGKSTLVKALTGIDPDRLQEEKAREMTIDLGFAWLKLPSGREVSIVDVPGHERFIKNMLAGVGGIDAAILVIAADEGVMPQTKEHLAILDLLEISKAVVALTKVDLVDEEWLSLVYEDVFQLLKGTVLEGSPIVCVSSRTGKGLGDLVKILDSILVDSPRSVKGVPRLPIDRVFTIKGFGTVVTGTLIEGSLILGQEVEILPTGKRARIRGLQSHKNQISSVGPGRRVAVNLSGVDVSDIQRGDVLVTPGKFRPTKRIDVYVRAVSDLDDPITHADKLEFFSGTTQSQAILSLLGIDTIDPGSSGYAQLRLSDPVVVSPGDYFILRKASPSVTVGGGIVLSPYPRRHKRSDSAILQLMNILHRGSINDKVVSILSLYGPMPLNDLLMSLGYAHEDDIRGMIANSQLISISSGYNSDSLVMTREFWDSIEQGVTIELHEYHSNFPLRKGMPKEEFRKKLPVPLRFTSAVLHKLIEDNIIKDLGDSVSATDWRLEVPAYLKYKADRILESIRAGGSSPPSPTEIDADRELLQALVDMGKLVKVDDDIYFSIDVYEDMVDKILADIDKSGPITVARARDLLGTSRKYVLALLEYMDEQRITRRSGDYRVRR, from the coding sequence GTGTTTGTCATTGGCACCGCTGGTCACGTAGATCATGGCAAGAGTACTCTAGTCAAGGCTCTCACAGGAATCGATCCTGACAGGCTGCAAGAAGAGAAAGCCCGTGAGATGACTATTGACCTGGGATTTGCTTGGCTGAAGCTACCCTCTGGCAGGGAGGTATCGATAGTAGATGTTCCTGGTCATGAAAGGTTCATCAAAAATATGCTTGCAGGTGTAGGAGGCATAGATGCGGCTATTCTAGTAATAGCTGCAGATGAGGGTGTCATGCCTCAGACGAAGGAACACCTGGCGATTCTCGACCTGCTTGAGATATCTAAGGCTGTAGTAGCTCTGACTAAAGTGGACTTGGTGGATGAAGAGTGGTTATCTCTCGTATACGAGGATGTATTCCAGCTCCTTAAGGGTACAGTATTGGAGGGATCGCCTATCGTTTGTGTTTCATCGCGCACTGGTAAGGGGCTGGGTGACTTAGTTAAGATTTTAGATTCTATTTTGGTGGATTCCCCTCGAAGTGTAAAAGGTGTGCCTAGGTTACCAATCGATCGAGTTTTTACTATCAAGGGTTTTGGTACTGTGGTTACAGGGACCCTAATCGAGGGCTCTCTTATTCTGGGGCAAGAAGTAGAGATACTTCCTACTGGGAAACGGGCTCGAATAAGAGGGCTTCAAAGCCACAAGAATCAAATTAGTTCTGTTGGTCCGGGTAGGAGGGTGGCTGTAAACCTGTCGGGAGTAGATGTCTCTGATATCCAGAGAGGAGATGTGCTTGTTACTCCTGGTAAGTTTAGACCAACAAAGCGAATTGATGTGTATGTGAGAGCAGTAAGTGACCTAGATGATCCAATCACCCATGCCGATAAGTTGGAGTTCTTCTCAGGTACCACTCAATCTCAGGCTATCCTGAGCTTATTGGGAATAGATACCATAGATCCTGGGAGTTCTGGATATGCCCAACTTAGGTTGAGTGATCCTGTGGTGGTCTCTCCAGGCGACTATTTCATACTGAGGAAAGCATCTCCTTCTGTTACGGTGGGCGGAGGAATAGTATTGTCCCCATATCCTAGAAGGCATAAGCGTAGCGATTCAGCGATATTACAGCTGATGAATATCCTTCATAGAGGTAGCATCAACGATAAGGTTGTATCCATCCTAAGCCTCTATGGACCTATGCCCTTGAACGATCTATTGATGTCTCTAGGATATGCTCATGAAGATGACATAAGGGGAATGATAGCGAATAGCCAGTTAATATCAATCAGCTCTGGATATAACTCAGACTCTCTAGTAATGACTAGAGAATTCTGGGACTCTATCGAGCAAGGTGTTACTATAGAGCTCCATGAGTACCATAGTAACTTTCCCTTGAGAAAGGGAATGCCGAAGGAGGAGTTCAGAAAGAAGCTGCCTGTACCTCTTAGGTTTACATCGGCCGTTTTACATAAGTTAATAGAGGATAACATAATAAAAGATTTAGGTGACTCTGTAAGCGCTACTGATTGGCGTTTGGAGGTGCCAGCATACTTAAAGTATAAGGCAGACAGGATATTAGAGAGCATAAGAGCAGGTGGTAGCTCTCCTCCATCTCCAACAGAAATCGATGCTGACAGGGAGCTGTTACAGGCTCTGGTAGATATGGGTAAACTTGTTAAGGTGGATGATGATATTTATTTTTCTATCGACGTTTATGAAGACATGGTTGATAAGATACTTGCTGATATTGATAAGAGTGGACCTATAACTGTAGCGAGGGCAAGAGATCTGCTGGGAACCAGCAGGAAGTATGTACTGGCTTTGCTGGAGTACATGGATGAGCAGAGAATCACCAGGAGATCGGGAGACTACAGGGTAAGAAGGTAG
- the mutS gene encoding DNA mismatch repair protein MutS — MSTPARQQYLRIKQQYPDAILFFRLGDFYETFDEDAKIVSSELDIVLTSREVRGKKIPMAGVPYHAAEGYIAKLIANGHKVAICDQIGEPDGKNLVERKVTRVLTPGTVDHPSLIEAQRNNYLMALCFSRGRVGLAFADVSTGDFYATEITGEDRLDKLRDEITRIQPSEVLVSEGPDKVHTSEEHVWMKQSGHPAQITVLESWKWKTDVARDSVLSLTDAQSLEAFGLDSMPVALKSAGALVQYISDTNPAALSTLRPPSTYFLSNFMPLDDRTRRNLELIESTRGDKSLSLLAVLDHTSTAMGARMLRNWINQPLISKESIENRLNRVQEFVAHSEARERIREALKQVSDLERLANRLVQKTITPRELRSLALSLEKIPELVQILQQCNMQLQVSIHNFQHIVDLILSALVDDPPAVRGSGTIIREGYSQELDRLRSASTNAKQWIASLERKEREATGIKNLRIGYNKVFGYYIEVTNSFKHLVPDRYIRKQTLVGAERFITPELKEYESLILNSQTEAETIEEQLLDELITRIAGEAGKIFSTARQIAEIDCYVSLAEAAVRHQYVRPIVSEDDVIEIKGGRHPVVELRASEGFVPNDAFLDQETHQVLILTGPNMAGKSTYLRQVALITLMAQIGSFVPADSARIGIVDRIFTRVGAQDDIASGQSTFMVEMTETAYILAHCTPKSLVILDEIGRGTSTYDGMAIAQAVVEYLHNNTRTRARTLFATHYHELTSLEEFLPRVKNFRMEVLEEGNDVVFLRKVVPGGADKSYGIHVAKLAGIPKSVIRRAQELLKELEAQLKKEEEDDNPQLTFLNPDDGLLQELADLDVESMTPVEALTKLFEIRQRAATKLLDLSNP, encoded by the coding sequence ATGTCTACACCCGCAAGGCAACAATATCTAAGAATTAAGCAGCAATATCCGGACGCCATACTATTTTTTCGCCTGGGAGACTTTTACGAGACTTTTGACGAAGACGCTAAGATAGTGTCTTCAGAACTGGACATAGTTCTAACCTCAAGGGAGGTTCGAGGCAAAAAGATACCCATGGCGGGCGTTCCTTACCATGCTGCCGAGGGGTATATCGCAAAGCTCATCGCTAACGGCCACAAGGTAGCCATATGTGATCAAATAGGTGAGCCAGATGGCAAAAACCTAGTTGAAAGAAAGGTAACCAGAGTACTTACACCGGGCACAGTTGATCACCCATCTTTGATAGAAGCTCAAAGAAACAATTACTTGATGGCCCTTTGTTTTAGCAGAGGCAGGGTCGGCTTAGCTTTCGCTGATGTATCTACCGGAGACTTCTACGCTACAGAGATAACAGGTGAAGACAGGCTAGATAAGCTCAGAGATGAAATAACTCGGATTCAGCCTTCAGAGGTTTTGGTAAGCGAGGGCCCAGACAAAGTCCATACTAGTGAAGAACATGTGTGGATGAAACAATCAGGACATCCAGCGCAGATCACGGTATTGGAGTCCTGGAAATGGAAAACCGATGTAGCTAGGGACTCGGTATTGTCGCTAACCGATGCCCAATCGTTAGAGGCGTTCGGGCTTGACTCTATGCCAGTAGCTTTGAAATCAGCTGGGGCCCTAGTTCAATACATCTCTGATACCAATCCAGCTGCTTTATCTACCCTGCGCCCTCCCAGCACATACTTCCTGTCTAACTTTATGCCTCTGGATGATAGAACGCGTAGGAACCTAGAGTTGATAGAGAGCACTAGAGGAGATAAATCTCTGTCACTGTTAGCCGTGCTCGATCATACCAGCACCGCCATGGGCGCTAGAATGCTCAGGAACTGGATTAACCAGCCACTGATATCCAAAGAATCCATAGAAAATAGACTAAACAGAGTACAGGAGTTTGTAGCACATAGCGAAGCTAGAGAAAGAATAAGAGAAGCACTCAAGCAAGTCTCCGATTTGGAGAGATTAGCCAACCGACTGGTCCAAAAGACTATTACTCCAAGAGAGCTACGTTCCCTTGCCCTCAGCTTGGAGAAGATTCCAGAACTTGTACAGATACTTCAGCAATGTAACATGCAGCTACAAGTATCCATCCATAACTTCCAACATATAGTCGACCTTATATTGTCAGCATTGGTGGACGATCCTCCAGCAGTCAGAGGAAGCGGCACGATCATACGTGAGGGTTACTCTCAAGAGCTGGATAGGTTAAGGAGCGCATCAACAAATGCAAAGCAGTGGATAGCATCTCTCGAGCGCAAGGAACGCGAGGCTACCGGAATCAAAAACCTGCGGATAGGTTACAACAAGGTATTTGGTTATTACATAGAAGTTACCAACTCATTCAAACACCTAGTACCAGACAGATATATAAGAAAGCAGACACTTGTGGGGGCGGAACGTTTCATAACTCCTGAGCTGAAGGAGTACGAGTCACTCATACTGAACTCGCAAACAGAAGCTGAGACCATAGAAGAGCAATTGCTTGATGAACTCATAACTAGAATAGCTGGAGAAGCAGGCAAGATATTCTCAACAGCCAGACAGATAGCCGAGATAGACTGTTACGTATCGCTAGCAGAAGCAGCAGTTAGACACCAGTATGTTAGACCCATAGTATCTGAGGATGATGTTATAGAAATCAAGGGGGGCAGACATCCGGTAGTTGAGCTGAGAGCCAGCGAGGGCTTTGTACCTAACGATGCCTTCCTTGATCAGGAGACCCATCAAGTACTTATCTTAACCGGGCCCAATATGGCGGGCAAAAGCACCTATCTTAGACAGGTTGCGCTTATAACCCTCATGGCACAAATAGGGAGCTTCGTACCTGCTGACAGCGCTCGTATAGGGATAGTAGACAGGATATTCACCAGAGTGGGTGCTCAAGACGATATAGCCAGCGGGCAAAGCACATTTATGGTAGAGATGACTGAGACCGCCTATATACTCGCCCACTGCACTCCCAAATCCCTGGTAATACTGGATGAGATTGGGAGAGGTACAAGTACCTATGATGGAATGGCAATCGCACAGGCTGTAGTTGAGTACCTTCACAACAACACTCGGACAAGAGCCAGAACCCTATTTGCTACACACTACCATGAGCTCACATCATTAGAAGAATTCCTGCCAAGGGTCAAGAACTTTAGGATGGAAGTTCTTGAGGAAGGCAACGATGTGGTTTTCCTTAGAAAGGTCGTGCCAGGTGGAGCAGACAAATCCTATGGCATCCATGTGGCCAAGCTAGCCGGTATTCCGAAATCTGTAATCCGTCGGGCACAAGAGCTCCTAAAAGAGCTAGAAGCACAACTCAAGAAGGAAGAGGAAGATGATAATCCTCAACTAACTTTTCTCAATCCGGATGATGGATTGCTTCAGGAGCTGGCGGATCTAGACGTGGAATCAATGACTCCTGTGGAGGCATTGACCAAGCTGTTCGAGATCCGCCAGCGGGCAGCCACTAAGTTGCTTGATCTAAGTAATCCCTAA
- a CDS encoding class I SAM-dependent methyltransferase — MYDELVAELYDLEHDSVTEDIDLYLSYAARTGGPVLDLGCGTGRVMLPLVKHGYEVVGLDASPHMLDRARRRLSGLPEARFKLIHGVMQDSLYNLPEETFGLAICALNTWSHVHDLQQAMEILEGIKKALRPSGLLILDMEDVAGRRPGNGEVLLAGKFRRGEDIILKLVSAKTDQANSIDHVTIIWDISSSDTLKRVVFEAEMRNYTLGEIYLLFKAAGLKIENVFGSWDMTPYYGQGDRLIVVGAKGNI; from the coding sequence ATGTACGACGAGTTAGTTGCGGAACTATACGATTTGGAGCATGATTCGGTAACTGAGGACATAGACCTCTATCTCAGCTATGCAGCTCGCACTGGCGGTCCGGTGCTTGATCTCGGATGTGGTACTGGTAGAGTGATGCTTCCCTTAGTAAAGCATGGGTACGAGGTGGTAGGTCTTGATGCCTCTCCTCATATGTTAGACAGGGCCAGGAGACGACTATCAGGTTTGCCTGAGGCGAGATTCAAGCTGATCCATGGTGTGATGCAAGACAGCCTGTATAACTTGCCGGAGGAAACTTTTGGCCTAGCCATATGTGCTCTCAATACTTGGTCGCATGTGCACGATCTACAGCAGGCGATGGAGATTTTGGAGGGTATTAAGAAAGCTTTGAGGCCGTCTGGGTTGCTCATTCTGGACATGGAGGATGTTGCTGGCAGGAGACCTGGCAACGGAGAGGTATTACTAGCTGGCAAGTTTAGGAGAGGTGAGGATATTATTCTGAAGTTGGTGTCTGCAAAGACAGACCAAGCTAACTCTATTGATCACGTTACTATTATCTGGGATATAAGTAGCTCTGATACCCTCAAGAGGGTGGTTTTTGAGGCTGAGATGAGAAATTATACTCTTGGAGAGATCTATCTTCTATTCAAGGCTGCAGGACTGAAGATAGAAAACGTCTTCGGTAGTTGGGACATGACGCCTTATTATGGCCAAGGTGACAGGCTGATAGTTGTGGGAGCAAAGGGAAACATATAG
- the ndk gene encoding nucleoside-diphosphate kinase: MERTLVIVKPDAVQRGLIGEVIARIERTGLKLVALKLSKIDRETAHTHYQEHVNKPFFQGLVNFITSGPVVLAVFEGPNAVSIVRKTMGATNPVDSVPGSIRGDLAISLGRNVIHGSDSPESAEREISIFFSPDEILSYERAIDNWILERD; this comes from the coding sequence TTGGAAAGAACATTAGTAATAGTAAAGCCAGACGCTGTACAGAGAGGCCTTATAGGAGAGGTTATAGCCAGGATAGAGCGTACAGGTTTGAAACTGGTTGCTTTAAAGCTCTCTAAGATAGATCGAGAGACTGCGCATACACATTATCAGGAGCACGTAAATAAGCCTTTCTTTCAAGGACTGGTGAACTTTATAACTTCCGGCCCAGTAGTTCTGGCCGTTTTTGAGGGACCTAATGCCGTTTCCATAGTTAGAAAGACTATGGGGGCTACTAACCCTGTTGATTCTGTTCCCGGTAGCATAAGAGGGGACTTGGCTATTAGTCTGGGCAGAAATGTTATACATGGCTCGGATAGCCCTGAGTCGGCAGAGAGGGAGATATCAATCTTTTTCTCTCCCGATGAGATACTTAGCTACGAGAGAGCTATAGATAACTGGATACTGGAGAGGGATTAG
- a CDS encoding FtsW/RodA/SpoVE family cell cycle protein, which translates to MVKTVRRFRFIELELLILAALLIVAGFLLITLVSRGEAYWTLSDLSTALAFVGALFVVHLYFTVTRFAGDQVILPTVAILTAVGLVVIRRLELIMSGGDNPLGGIAIRQSLWVLLGIIAMMVVAAKVDLVYRLRRYKYSIAVLGLLLMAALLIPYVGVEINGAKLWYRLGPILFQPSEIVKVLLVIFLASYLDERRELLTSFYRVGPLKLPPLPYLAPMVTMWGLSMLVIVLLKDLGTALLFFAIFLALLYVVTGRGLYIWVLGGMFVAGSYVAYQLFAHVQVRVLAWLNPAFDPYDSSFQIIQSLFALSTGGVFGTGIGYDAPQNMPYVHTDMIFSAIGEELGLIGTIAILALYIVLIYRGFMISMAARHGFYQLLGIGITTIFGVQTFIIIAGDIKLIPLTGVTLPFIAYGGSSTLTNFIMAGLLLGISGARGRDAN; encoded by the coding sequence ATGGTCAAGACTGTACGTAGATTTAGGTTTATAGAACTGGAGCTACTGATATTAGCAGCCCTGCTTATAGTAGCAGGTTTTCTACTCATAACTTTAGTAAGTCGTGGCGAGGCTTACTGGACTCTATCAGACCTATCTACAGCTCTAGCCTTCGTGGGCGCGCTATTTGTTGTTCACCTTTATTTCACGGTCACTCGCTTTGCTGGCGACCAGGTTATCCTTCCTACAGTAGCTATACTTACGGCTGTGGGTCTAGTTGTCATAAGAAGGCTAGAGCTTATCATGTCTGGTGGCGACAACCCCTTGGGCGGCATAGCTATAAGACAGAGCTTATGGGTTCTGCTTGGCATTATCGCCATGATGGTAGTTGCGGCCAAGGTGGATCTAGTTTATAGACTGCGTAGATATAAATATTCCATCGCCGTTCTGGGTTTGTTATTAATGGCGGCTCTCCTTATACCCTACGTTGGTGTGGAGATAAATGGGGCCAAGCTCTGGTATAGGCTTGGTCCTATTCTCTTTCAGCCTTCGGAGATAGTCAAAGTACTGTTAGTTATCTTTTTGGCCTCATATCTTGATGAACGTCGGGAACTTTTAACCTCTTTCTACAGGGTTGGACCGCTAAAGCTACCTCCCCTGCCTTACCTCGCTCCTATGGTTACTATGTGGGGGCTGTCGATGTTGGTTATAGTTCTGCTCAAGGATCTTGGCACAGCTCTACTATTCTTTGCTATTTTTCTAGCTCTGCTCTACGTTGTTACTGGTAGGGGATTGTATATTTGGGTACTGGGTGGTATGTTCGTGGCTGGATCTTATGTAGCCTACCAGCTTTTCGCACACGTACAGGTCAGGGTGCTTGCATGGCTGAATCCGGCGTTCGACCCGTATGATTCGAGTTTTCAGATAATACAGTCTTTGTTTGCTCTTAGTACCGGCGGTGTGTTTGGTACTGGCATAGGCTACGATGCCCCCCAGAACATGCCGTATGTACATACCGACATGATATTCTCAGCCATTGGTGAAGAGTTGGGATTGATAGGCACCATCGCCATTCTTGCCTTATATATAGTGCTTATATATCGTGGATTTATGATATCTATGGCTGCGAGACATGGTTTTTACCAGTTGCTGGGCATAGGTATAACAACTATATTTGGCGTACAGACCTTCATAATCATAGCAGGAGATATCAAGCTTATTCCCCTAACTGGCGTCACTCTTCCGTTCATCGCTTATGGAGGCAGCTCCACTTTGACCAACTTTATCATGGCGGGATTGCTCCTCGGTATTAGTGGAGCTAGGGGGAGGGACGCAAATTGA
- a CDS encoding ATP-dependent Clp protease adaptor ClpS, translating into MGLDFDMPIYREVSGEEKELLDIPDSLFGWKVILWNDDVHSMDYVVLVLMRCLGMSLEKATQVMLEAHHNGQSVAWAGAKETAELYQDRLLSFGLTATIEK; encoded by the coding sequence ATGGGGCTTGATTTTGATATGCCTATATACAGAGAAGTCTCTGGCGAAGAGAAGGAATTACTAGATATACCCGATAGCCTTTTTGGTTGGAAGGTCATACTATGGAATGATGACGTCCATAGCATGGACTACGTCGTACTCGTCCTCATGAGATGCCTAGGCATGAGCCTAGAGAAAGCAACTCAGGTAATGCTTGAGGCTCATCACAATGGCCAATCGGTTGCTTGGGCAGGAGCTAAGGAGACTGCAGAGCTCTATCAAGATAGACTACTATCATTTGGACTTACCGCAACGATTGAGAAGTAA
- a CDS encoding zinc-dependent metalloprotease translates to MLNNRRKIETGILIGAALGAIYVATRPRTTNHDSSRLVNWSKVEQMAINMVQSLPDSEVIDRHRLGFMYNDMVQQSVAFIHSYTGLDLIHGTGTVYVFDRVEWIKANIEGFRKLFSKIEEIQAHLDNSSSLGALVFSQVNKQLMSTQMGVLLGYLSRRVLGQYDLSLLGKEPVGGSLYFVEPNIRKLERDLRLPGYNLRLWIALHETTHAFEFEANPWLRDYFNSLLESYFDVVNSQVKTFRGKDLLNTAISSLRSRDNYEGWMEIFMPQAQREIFRKLQAVMSLLEGYSNHIMNSIGSSVLPDYSYIKSRFDARQTNASWADKLFARLTGLHIKMEQYRQGEAFVNKVVAERGISFMNKVWEGPENLPSLEEIKSPQLWIERIDANA, encoded by the coding sequence ATGCTGAATAACAGGAGAAAGATAGAAACAGGGATACTAATTGGCGCCGCTCTTGGTGCTATATACGTTGCTACCAGACCGAGAACTACAAATCATGATTCTTCTAGGCTAGTTAATTGGTCTAAAGTAGAGCAGATGGCTATCAATATGGTGCAATCTCTACCAGATTCAGAGGTGATCGATAGGCATCGCTTGGGATTTATGTACAACGATATGGTTCAGCAAAGTGTAGCTTTCATTCATAGCTACACTGGATTGGATCTGATCCATGGTACCGGCACTGTTTACGTGTTTGATCGCGTAGAGTGGATAAAGGCTAATATCGAAGGGTTTCGCAAGCTCTTCAGTAAGATAGAAGAGATACAAGCGCACCTTGACAATTCTAGCTCGTTGGGCGCTCTAGTGTTCTCTCAGGTAAACAAGCAGCTTATGAGCACACAGATGGGGGTGCTCCTTGGCTACCTCTCAAGAAGAGTGCTTGGACAATATGATCTAAGCCTACTTGGGAAGGAACCTGTTGGTGGCAGTTTATATTTCGTGGAGCCTAACATTCGCAAGCTTGAAAGGGACTTGAGGCTGCCAGGATATAATTTGCGCTTGTGGATAGCGCTTCATGAAACTACTCATGCATTTGAGTTTGAGGCTAATCCATGGCTAAGGGATTATTTCAATAGCCTATTGGAGAGTTATTTTGATGTAGTAAACAGTCAGGTAAAGACTTTCAGGGGTAAGGATCTGCTCAACACTGCCATATCCAGCCTGCGTTCGAGAGATAATTATGAGGGTTGGATGGAGATATTCATGCCTCAAGCTCAAAGAGAGATCTTTCGCAAGCTTCAGGCGGTAATGAGCCTATTGGAGGGGTATTCAAACCATATTATGAATTCTATAGGCTCATCTGTACTGCCGGATTACAGCTATATTAAATCAAGGTTTGATGCAAGACAGACCAATGCCTCTTGGGCGGATAAACTCTTTGCGCGCTTGACAGGACTTCATATAAAGATGGAACAGTACCGTCAGGGTGAGGCTTTTGTGAACAAGGTGGTGGCTGAACGCGGAATAAGCTTCATGAACAAAGTATGGGAGGGGCCTGAGAATCTGCCGTCCCTTGAGGAGATAAAGTCTCCCCAGCTATGGATAGAAAGGATAGATGCTAATGCCTGA